A genomic stretch from Vibrio algarum includes:
- a CDS encoding carbohydrate ABC transporter permease — protein sequence MEPSVKTIYPENRMPSVSKKRRISSKLSPWLFLAPGLIVFLIYVVYPILSSIWLSFYEWDGLGEKVWVGLSNYQELFNSEAFYTALKNNVLWLIFFMLAPPIGMAIALFLNQQVRGIRVVKSLFFFPFVISQVVVGLVFSWFYDPNFGLLNIAFGWFGMEPISILADEDLVTYGIIAAGLWPQISYCMILYLTGLNNLDPEQLEAARLDGAKRFKMLWYVVIPQLRPATFIAIVVTVIGALRSFDLVAVMTTGGPWGSSTVLAYLMYEESIFNYRMGYGASVAVMLFLIMDIYIAYFLWRMLRSEK from the coding sequence ATGGAGCCTTCAGTGAAAACGATCTACCCAGAGAACCGTATGCCTTCGGTAAGCAAGAAAAGGCGAATCAGTTCGAAGCTATCCCCGTGGTTGTTCCTCGCACCCGGATTGATAGTTTTCTTGATATATGTGGTTTACCCGATCCTTAGCAGTATATGGTTGAGTTTCTACGAATGGGATGGACTTGGTGAGAAAGTTTGGGTTGGTTTATCCAACTACCAAGAATTATTCAATTCAGAAGCATTCTATACCGCGCTAAAGAACAATGTGCTGTGGTTAATTTTCTTCATGTTAGCCCCACCGATTGGAATGGCGATAGCCCTGTTTTTGAACCAGCAAGTGAGAGGTATTCGTGTTGTTAAATCACTTTTCTTCTTCCCATTTGTAATCTCACAAGTTGTTGTGGGTCTGGTTTTTTCTTGGTTCTATGATCCTAACTTTGGCCTACTAAATATTGCCTTTGGTTGGTTTGGTATGGAGCCTATTTCGATTCTAGCAGATGAAGATTTAGTGACCTACGGTATTATTGCAGCAGGTTTATGGCCGCAAATATCTTACTGTATGATTCTTTACCTCACAGGCTTAAATAACTTAGATCCAGAGCAACTTGAAGCGGCTCGTCTTGACGGCGCTAAGAGATTTAAGATGCTTTGGTATGTGGTTATCCCTCAACTGAGACCGGCTACCTTCATCGCTATTGTTGTGACCGTTATCGGTGCACTACGTTCATTTGACCTTGTTGCTGTAATGACAACCGGTGGTCCGTGGGGCAGTTCGACGGTTCTAGCTTACTTAATGTATGAAGAGTCAATCTTTAACTACCGCATGGGTTACGGTGCTTCCGTTGCTGTAATGCTGTTCTTAATCATGGATATCTATATCGCTTACTTCTTGTGGCGTATGTTGAGGAGTGAAAAATAA
- a CDS encoding ABC transporter substrate-binding protein — translation MKYVKHIATSAMLTATLSATAFAGELVINSDQADPAPKAAWAEIIKLFEAENPDITIKYNLYDKEAYKTTIRNWLVTSPPDVVYWYAGNRMKTFVDRGLIEDVSDIWQEQGMMQDFKSAAPAMTVNGKQYGVPYTYYQWGVYYRKDIFAQYGITEPKTFDELKAAAATLKKNEVAPFAIGTKYLWTAAGWFDYLNLRTNGLDFHIQLMDGKVPYTDERVKKTFENWKELVEPGYYLENHASYSWQEAQPFLYNGQAAMYLIGNFIAPNFPEEVKDKMGFFQFPVIDPAVPMAEDAPMDTVHIPSKAKNKVDARKFLKFVAKPEIQKLINDTMLQIPTNSKAPTVDNEFLNIGVKMLADAAGTAQFYDRDTTPAMAKEGMKGFQEFMVKPERLDAILKRLEKVRQREFK, via the coding sequence ATGAAATATGTGAAACATATTGCTACCTCTGCAATGCTGACTGCCACCCTATCAGCAACAGCTTTTGCAGGCGAACTAGTCATCAACTCTGACCAGGCCGACCCTGCTCCTAAAGCTGCTTGGGCTGAAATAATCAAGCTTTTTGAAGCTGAAAACCCTGATATCACGATCAAATACAACCTTTACGATAAAGAAGCGTATAAAACTACGATTCGTAACTGGCTAGTAACTTCTCCACCGGATGTAGTTTACTGGTACGCTGGTAATCGTATGAAAACTTTTGTTGATCGCGGCTTAATTGAAGACGTTAGTGACATTTGGCAAGAGCAAGGCATGATGCAAGATTTTAAATCTGCTGCTCCAGCAATGACAGTGAATGGTAAGCAATACGGTGTACCTTACACATACTACCAATGGGGTGTTTACTACCGTAAAGATATCTTTGCACAGTATGGCATCACTGAGCCAAAAACATTTGATGAGTTGAAAGCGGCGGCTGCAACACTTAAGAAAAACGAAGTTGCACCATTTGCTATCGGTACTAAGTACCTATGGACTGCTGCAGGTTGGTTTGATTACCTCAATTTGCGTACTAACGGCCTAGACTTCCACATTCAATTGATGGACGGTAAAGTTCCTTATACTGATGAACGTGTTAAGAAAACGTTTGAAAACTGGAAAGAGCTAGTAGAACCAGGTTACTACCTAGAAAACCACGCCTCTTATTCTTGGCAGGAAGCACAACCATTCCTATACAATGGTCAAGCAGCAATGTACCTAATTGGTAACTTCATTGCGCCTAACTTCCCTGAAGAAGTAAAAGACAAAATGGGCTTCTTCCAGTTCCCTGTGATCGACCCAGCTGTACCAATGGCTGAAGATGCACCAATGGATACGGTTCACATTCCTTCTAAAGCGAAGAACAAAGTAGACGCACGTAAATTCCTTAAGTTTGTTGCAAAACCTGAAATTCAAAAACTTATCAACGACACTATGCTTCAGATCCCTACGAACAGCAAAGCGCCAACGGTTGACAATGAGTTCTTGAACATCGGTGTGAAAATGCTTGCGGATGCAGCGGGTACTGCACAGTTCTACGACCGTGATACTACTCCAGCAATGGCGAAAGAAGGCATGAAAGGTTTCCAAGAGTTTATGGTTAAACCTGAGCGTCTAGATGCAATTCTTAAGCGTCTTGAAAAAGTGCGTCAAAGAGAATTTAAATAG
- a CDS encoding alpha-galactosidase — translation MDTIHLFSANTSVVILSKSAPQILYWGEKLNHFDETVALITERAVSQARLDIDIPVTLCPENGRGLFSTAGIEGFRISADGRNLDWAPVFETTEVEFDDTSASFTCIDDIAKLELKIALYLDTSGVLRKSLSVKNLAVEPYHLSRLVNTLPLPHRANEVMSFHGRWSREFQTQRVSLEHGAFSQDNRRGRTSHEYFPGMMVGSSGFSEQTGEVWGFHLAWSGNNHVRCETKSDGRRFAQMGELLLAGETSLKNGESYSTPELYACYSDKGLNGIRTQFHRLVRSEILNFPNKALRPVHLNTWEGIYFEHDPDYIKQMATEAAKIGVERFIIDDGWFIGRDGERAALGDWFLDKKKYPDGLEPVIEHVNQLDMEFGLWVEPEMVNPDSNLFRKHPEWMLGIDGYDQPSGRYQYLLDLQNSDCFTYLFNCLDALLTDYNIGYFKWDMNRELVQPGHEGAPAVRGQTLAYYRLIDELSKKHPKVEIESCSSGGGRIDFEVLKRTHRFWTSDCNDALERQTIQKGMSYFFPPEVMGAHIGPYESHTTRRRHDINLRGITALGGHMGVELDPVKESDEEKSRFAHYIELHKRFRSLLHSGEVFYLDSNDTTRNVYGVKNPDEMLLTVCQLAMPDFASAEPIRFGYLDAEKMYQVEVVDFPAASRKLMKVNPSWMDNSSIFSGELLNKVGLTMPIQDPETAMLISIKAV, via the coding sequence ATGGACACTATTCATCTATTTAGCGCTAACACTAGCGTTGTAATCCTTTCTAAATCCGCTCCTCAAATTCTTTATTGGGGTGAAAAACTTAACCATTTTGATGAGACTGTTGCTCTAATAACAGAGAGAGCAGTATCTCAAGCACGTCTTGATATTGATATTCCAGTAACACTTTGTCCTGAAAATGGTCGAGGGCTGTTTAGTACAGCAGGGATAGAAGGATTTAGAATTAGTGCTGATGGTAGAAATCTCGATTGGGCTCCAGTATTCGAAACAACAGAGGTTGAATTTGACGATACTAGCGCAAGCTTTACCTGTATTGATGATATTGCCAAGTTAGAGCTCAAAATTGCTTTATATCTCGATACATCAGGTGTGTTACGCAAATCACTGTCAGTAAAAAACTTGGCAGTAGAACCCTATCACTTGAGCCGCCTTGTTAATACGTTGCCTCTGCCACATCGAGCCAATGAAGTGATGAGTTTTCATGGTCGCTGGAGCCGAGAGTTTCAAACTCAGCGTGTTTCTTTAGAACATGGGGCCTTTAGCCAAGACAATCGCCGTGGGCGAACCTCCCATGAATATTTCCCCGGCATGATGGTTGGTAGTTCAGGCTTCTCCGAGCAAACTGGCGAGGTTTGGGGGTTTCACTTAGCGTGGAGTGGTAACAACCATGTTCGTTGTGAAACGAAGAGTGATGGTCGACGCTTTGCTCAAATGGGCGAACTGCTTTTAGCCGGAGAAACATCACTTAAAAATGGTGAGAGTTATAGCACTCCAGAACTTTATGCGTGTTACAGCGATAAAGGGTTAAACGGTATTCGTACCCAGTTTCATCGTTTAGTGCGTAGTGAAATCTTGAATTTCCCGAATAAAGCGTTAAGACCGGTTCATCTCAATACATGGGAAGGAATCTACTTTGAGCACGATCCTGATTACATAAAACAGATGGCTACAGAAGCTGCAAAAATAGGTGTCGAGCGCTTTATAATTGATGACGGTTGGTTTATAGGACGTGATGGCGAACGTGCCGCGCTTGGAGATTGGTTTTTAGACAAGAAAAAATACCCTGACGGTTTAGAACCTGTTATCGAGCATGTTAATCAACTCGATATGGAATTTGGTTTATGGGTAGAACCAGAGATGGTGAATCCTGATTCGAACTTATTTCGAAAACACCCTGAGTGGATGCTAGGTATTGATGGCTACGACCAACCGAGTGGTCGATATCAATATCTACTTGATCTACAAAATAGCGATTGCTTCACTTATTTATTTAATTGCTTAGATGCCCTGTTGACTGATTACAACATTGGCTACTTTAAATGGGATATGAACCGAGAATTAGTTCAGCCGGGACATGAAGGGGCTCCGGCTGTAAGAGGACAAACCCTAGCCTATTACCGTTTAATTGACGAACTAAGCAAAAAACACCCGAAAGTTGAGATTGAATCTTGTTCTTCTGGTGGCGGTAGAATTGATTTTGAGGTGCTTAAGCGAACACATCGATTCTGGACATCGGATTGTAATGATGCGCTTGAAAGGCAGACGATACAAAAAGGGATGAGTTACTTTTTCCCACCAGAAGTAATGGGTGCTCATATTGGGCCTTATGAAAGTCATACTACACGTCGCCGTCATGATATTAACCTGCGTGGTATCACCGCTCTAGGTGGTCATATGGGCGTTGAATTAGATCCCGTTAAAGAGAGTGACGAAGAGAAGTCTCGCTTTGCACATTATATTGAATTGCATAAACGTTTTCGGTCATTGTTGCATTCGGGTGAAGTTTTCTATTTGGATTCAAATGATACAACTCGAAATGTTTATGGGGTTAAAAATCCAGATGAAATGCTCTTAACCGTCTGTCAGCTGGCCATGCCTGATTTTGCCAGTGCAGAACCGATCCGCTTCGGGTATCTGGACGCAGAGAAAATGTATCAAGTTGAGGTCGTTGATTTTCCTGCTGCGAGCAGAAAACTAATGAAGGTGAATCCGTCATGGATGGATAATTCGTCAATTTTTAGTGGTGAATTATTGAATAAGGTTGGCTTAACGATGCCAATTCAAGACCCAGAAACAGCAATGCTAATCAGCATTAAAGCTGTGTAG
- a CDS encoding ABC transporter ATP-binding protein: MADITLKKVIKRFGDVQTIHGIDLEIENGEFVVFVGPSGCGKSTLLRLIAGLEEITEGEINIDNVLVNDVDPAERGVAMVFQSYALYPHMTVEDNMGFGLKMNGVPKEQIEKQVDIAAKTLQLDHLRKRKPKELSGGQRQRVAIGRAIVRDPKVFLFDEPLSNLDAELRVEMRLQIAKLHQELENTMVYVTHDQVEAMTLADKIVVLRDGRIEQVGSPLDLYHRPGNLFVAGFIGSPKMNFVPTTVTEVTADNITLKAKDDSVFVVPFNKKQLSVGDEITFGIRPEHLLINEEADIKIMFQSEVVERLGNSTYMFGQSSGTDGFKVHLPGDQEVKSFQQIALSCAASDVHLFDADENCITSSL, encoded by the coding sequence ATGGCAGACATTACGCTAAAAAAAGTCATTAAACGTTTTGGTGACGTGCAAACAATCCATGGTATCGACTTAGAAATAGAAAATGGTGAGTTTGTTGTATTTGTTGGACCATCAGGTTGCGGTAAGTCAACCCTACTACGCCTAATAGCAGGATTAGAAGAGATTACTGAAGGTGAAATCAACATTGACAACGTTCTAGTCAATGATGTTGACCCGGCTGAACGTGGCGTCGCAATGGTATTCCAATCATACGCACTTTATCCGCATATGACCGTTGAAGATAACATGGGCTTCGGTCTTAAAATGAACGGTGTACCAAAAGAGCAAATTGAAAAACAAGTAGACATTGCAGCTAAAACTCTTCAACTTGACCATCTCCGCAAGCGTAAACCAAAAGAGCTATCTGGTGGTCAGCGTCAACGTGTTGCTATTGGCCGTGCTATTGTTCGCGATCCGAAAGTATTCCTATTTGATGAACCACTTTCTAACCTTGATGCTGAACTGCGCGTAGAAATGCGCTTACAAATAGCTAAACTGCACCAAGAGCTTGAAAATACGATGGTCTACGTAACGCATGACCAAGTAGAAGCGATGACCCTAGCAGACAAAATAGTGGTGTTACGCGACGGCCGAATTGAACAAGTTGGTTCCCCACTCGATCTATACCACCGCCCTGGTAATCTATTTGTTGCAGGTTTCATTGGCTCTCCTAAAATGAACTTTGTGCCAACGACGGTAACCGAAGTAACGGCTGACAACATTACGTTGAAAGCAAAAGATGACTCTGTTTTTGTAGTCCCATTCAACAAAAAACAACTTTCTGTTGGCGATGAAATTACCTTTGGTATTCGCCCAGAGCACCTACTTATCAATGAAGAAGCAGACATCAAAATAATGTTCCAAAGTGAAGTGGTAGAGCGCCTTGGTAACAGTACTTATATGTTTGGCCAGTCATCGGGTACAGACGGATTTAAAGTTCATCTACCTGGCGACCAAGAAGTGAAGAGCTTCCAACAAATTGCTTTAAGCTGCGCAGCATCCGATGTTCACCTATTTGATGCAGACGAAAACTGTATTACAAGTAGCTTATAA
- a CDS encoding carbohydrate ABC transporter permease has product MFPKPIEKSGRFVNISYRVALPISLMLWLLPLAAVMMTSIRSLEDINTGNYWGMPTDIQFIANYSQVFTQTPMGQYLINSLLITLPAVAGAVALSTLAGFALAKYKFKASIWIFALFIAGNFVPFQILMIPVRDLTIAFGIYDTHWALIFFHIAFQSGFCTLFMRNFIVGIPDALIEAARVEGVNEWKIFWHVVLPLVRPALAALSVLVFTFIWNDFFWALVLVQSDEVRPVTAGLSALKGQWTASWQFVSAGAVVAAVPPVILFFTMQRHFIAGLTLGATKG; this is encoded by the coding sequence ATGTTTCCGAAACCGATAGAAAAATCAGGACGCTTTGTCAATATAAGTTATCGAGTAGCACTGCCTATATCTCTAATGCTATGGCTTTTACCACTTGCTGCGGTAATGATGACCTCAATACGTTCTCTAGAGGATATAAATACCGGTAACTACTGGGGTATGCCAACAGATATCCAGTTTATCGCCAACTATTCTCAAGTATTTACACAAACGCCTATGGGGCAGTATCTAATCAATAGCTTATTGATTACGTTACCTGCTGTTGCTGGTGCCGTTGCACTTTCAACATTAGCTGGATTTGCGTTGGCAAAGTATAAATTTAAAGCAAGTATCTGGATTTTTGCGCTATTTATCGCCGGTAACTTCGTACCATTCCAGATCCTTATGATTCCTGTACGTGATTTAACCATTGCCTTTGGAATATACGATACTCACTGGGCGCTGATATTCTTCCATATCGCCTTCCAGTCAGGTTTTTGTACTCTATTTATGCGTAACTTCATTGTTGGTATACCCGACGCCCTCATTGAAGCTGCACGCGTTGAAGGTGTAAACGAATGGAAGATCTTCTGGCATGTTGTTTTACCATTAGTTCGACCAGCGTTAGCAGCACTTTCAGTATTAGTCTTTACCTTTATCTGGAATGATTTCTTCTGGGCATTGGTGCTAGTACAAAGTGATGAAGTTCGTCCAGTAACTGCAGGCCTTAGTGCTCTGAAAGGACAGTGGACGGCATCATGGCAATTTGTATCTGCTGGTGCAGTAGTAGCGGCCGTACCTCCCGTTATATTGTTCTTTACCATGCAACGCCACTTTATTGCCGGATTAACCTTAGGTGCTACCAAAGGGTAA